From a single Gimesia fumaroli genomic region:
- the mug gene encoding G/U mismatch-specific DNA glycosylase, protein MDEIWKPTAEDLEQAIHKQLPDLIETGLKALFVGTNPGLYSAAVGHHFARPGNRFWPAMYRGKITERLYSPFEDYKLLKQGGGLTNIVSRASKRADELSKTELYEGADILTQKVIQFRPQKVVFLGITSYRKAFQENRAQIGLQERTIGESEVWVLPNPSGLNAHYQIPALGKIFAQMWR, encoded by the coding sequence GTGGATGAAATCTGGAAGCCAACAGCGGAAGATCTGGAACAGGCCATTCATAAACAGCTTCCTGATCTGATTGAAACCGGATTGAAGGCGCTGTTTGTCGGCACCAACCCGGGCCTGTATTCGGCGGCGGTGGGACATCACTTTGCGCGTCCCGGCAATCGTTTCTGGCCCGCCATGTATCGGGGCAAAATTACCGAGCGGCTCTACTCACCGTTCGAGGATTATAAACTGCTCAAGCAGGGTGGTGGTCTGACGAATATTGTCAGCCGTGCTTCCAAACGGGCCGACGAACTTTCGAAAACAGAGCTCTATGAGGGGGCCGATATCCTCACCCAAAAGGTAATCCAATTCCGGCCGCAAAAAGTCGTTTTCCTGGGAATCACCTCTTATCGGAAGGCATTTCAGGAGAACCGGGCACAGATCGGCTTGCAGGAACGGACCATTGGCGAGTCAGAAGTCTGGGTGCTTCCCAACCCGAGTGGCCTGAATGCCCATTATCAGATCCCCGCTCTGGGGAAAATCTTTGCACAGATGTGGCGTTAA
- a CDS encoding coiled-coil domain-containing protein, translated as MSFLKLSSASALAAFVLVGCQSNSESVEQARKNVDEAKQEGQQEIAQAHNDGTAQIHETRRMGTEDIKEEMKDVQESLRDGESVEDLREEQRDVVEAKRELNAALAEAKKAKAEDVEEAKKEAAERVEEARKNLAETKAAALKNATAEVTESTKALKQEKEEVIQAEAAVAAAKTKLEKTSESDKKDAQEALKDAEETLAAEKKDVTEAEKRLEKAKQELEKVKSQINQ; from the coding sequence ATGTCATTTTTAAAACTGAGTTCGGCATCGGCCCTGGCTGCATTCGTTCTCGTCGGATGTCAGTCAAATTCGGAATCTGTCGAGCAGGCGCGTAAGAATGTAGATGAAGCAAAACAGGAAGGTCAGCAGGAAATTGCGCAAGCCCACAATGACGGAACCGCTCAGATTCATGAAACGCGGCGCATGGGGACCGAAGACATCAAAGAAGAAATGAAAGATGTGCAGGAGTCACTTCGAGACGGTGAAAGTGTGGAAGACCTTCGCGAAGAACAGCGAGATGTTGTTGAAGCGAAACGTGAATTGAATGCCGCACTTGCCGAGGCAAAAAAAGCGAAAGCAGAAGACGTAGAGGAAGCGAAAAAAGAAGCCGCCGAACGTGTTGAAGAAGCCAGAAAAAATCTGGCAGAAACGAAAGCCGCTGCTTTGAAGAATGCCACTGCAGAAGTAACTGAATCGACGAAGGCTCTGAAACAGGAAAAAGAAGAGGTGATTCAGGCGGAAGCGGCTGTTGCTGCTGCGAAGACGAAACTGGAAAAAACCAGCGAGTCTGATAAAAAGGATGCCCAGGAAGCATTGAAAGATGCAGAAGAAACCCTGGCAGCAGAGAAGAAAGACGTGACTGAAGCCGAAAAGAGACTTGAGAAAGCGAAGCAGGAACTGGAAAAAGTGAAAAGCCAGATCAATCAATAA
- a CDS encoding glycosyltransferase: protein MQALIITYWGYATIVFWIVLLAPSLVMMIRKRISRCVPHTEIPTAWPMISVIVPAKDEAETIEVTLNSLLACDYPRLEIIAVNDRSNDETGMIMERVAREAAAQDQASMQVVHIEELPSDWLGKSHAMYQGAQCANGELLLFTDGDIIFDKNAITSATRILLHNKLDHLCLLPQLARGGLIEMAFITFFGFLLTGGTFLWLVPTRWNFAYLGIGAFNLIRTDVYQKIGGHAAIKLDVLDDIKLGKLLKNHGYRQDFYLGIEELKVRWQPSAWGVITGVEKNSFASFHYSVIKLSLATMLYVLFFLASFVMPFLFPLSQSIGFLITVVLLHLCYAVIGVLFASGIRVTPFLFFASLALAFAIWRSAWITLKNGGVRWRDTIYPLDVLKKNLY, encoded by the coding sequence ATGCAGGCATTGATCATCACCTACTGGGGGTATGCAACGATCGTCTTCTGGATCGTCCTCCTGGCCCCTTCGCTAGTGATGATGATTCGCAAGCGTATTTCCCGTTGTGTGCCTCATACGGAGATCCCCACGGCATGGCCGATGATCTCGGTGATCGTCCCTGCTAAAGACGAAGCGGAAACGATCGAAGTGACGCTCAATTCTCTATTGGCTTGCGATTATCCTCGCCTGGAAATCATCGCCGTCAATGACCGTTCTAACGACGAAACCGGCATGATCATGGAACGTGTCGCCCGTGAAGCGGCAGCTCAGGATCAGGCATCGATGCAGGTGGTACACATCGAAGAACTACCCTCTGACTGGCTGGGAAAGTCGCACGCCATGTATCAAGGCGCCCAATGCGCGAATGGCGAACTGCTGTTGTTTACCGACGGCGACATCATCTTTGATAAGAACGCGATCACAAGTGCGACCCGTATTCTCCTGCACAACAAACTCGACCATCTCTGTCTGTTGCCACAACTGGCACGTGGCGGATTGATTGAAATGGCGTTCATCACCTTCTTCGGCTTTCTGTTGACGGGGGGGACGTTTCTCTGGCTGGTGCCTACCCGCTGGAACTTCGCCTACCTCGGTATTGGGGCGTTTAACCTGATTCGGACAGACGTCTATCAGAAAATCGGCGGCCACGCTGCGATTAAGCTGGACGTACTGGACGATATCAAGCTTGGCAAACTACTCAAAAACCACGGTTATCGACAGGATTTTTATCTGGGTATTGAAGAACTCAAAGTCCGCTGGCAGCCTTCCGCCTGGGGCGTGATCACCGGCGTCGAGAAAAATTCGTTCGCCTCGTTTCACTATTCCGTGATCAAACTCTCGCTGGCCACGATGCTCTACGTCCTGTTTTTCCTTGCCTCATTTGTGATGCCGTTCCTGTTCCCGCTTTCACAATCAATTGGCTTCTTGATAACGGTGGTCCTGTTACATCTCTGCTACGCCGTCATCGGGGTCCTGTTTGCTTCCGGGATCCGCGTCACACCCTTCCTGTTCTTCGCCTCCCTGGCCCTCGCCTTCGCCATCTGGCGCTCCGCCTGGATCACCCTCAAAAACGGTGGCGTCCGCTGGCGCGACACCATCTACCCGCTCGATGTGTTGAAGAAAAACCTGTATTAA
- the lhgO gene encoding L-2-hydroxyglutarate oxidase produces MKTVDVAIIGGGIVGLATGWQITQRFPHKSILLLEKEKQVAQHQTGHNSGVLHSGIYYKPGSLRATNCREGKLAMEAFCDAEEIPWDQCGKVIAAINESEFPALDTIFSRGQQNGVTCEMIDEARLKELEPHVAGIRGIHVPETGIVDYKQVSARLAERIQEKDNRLLTGTEVIGIQHHSDHITIQTKQGDYSAKQVINCSGLFSDRVARMGGSHPACKIVPFRGEYYELKPEAEHLCRALIYPVPNPEFPFLGVHFTKMIHGGVECGPNAVWAFAREGYTNRQINVRDLLESATYPGFLKMAFKYWKTGLKEMWRSFSKPAFVKELQRLIPEIQAEDLETAPAGVRAQALGPDGNLIDDFLIDESDRMINVLNAPSPAATSSLRIGSMVTDRLASRFE; encoded by the coding sequence ATGAAAACGGTAGATGTCGCAATAATTGGCGGGGGAATCGTCGGCCTGGCCACCGGCTGGCAAATTACCCAGCGGTTTCCCCACAAATCCATTTTACTTCTCGAAAAAGAAAAACAGGTTGCCCAGCATCAGACCGGCCACAACTCAGGCGTGCTGCATTCGGGTATCTATTATAAACCTGGTTCCTTAAGAGCCACCAACTGCCGCGAAGGCAAACTTGCCATGGAAGCCTTCTGCGATGCGGAAGAAATTCCCTGGGATCAATGCGGGAAAGTCATTGCCGCCATCAATGAAAGCGAATTCCCGGCACTTGATACAATCTTTTCACGCGGGCAGCAAAACGGCGTCACTTGTGAAATGATCGACGAAGCACGGCTCAAAGAATTGGAACCGCACGTTGCCGGCATTCGCGGCATCCATGTTCCGGAGACCGGTATTGTCGATTACAAACAGGTTTCCGCCCGACTCGCCGAACGCATTCAGGAAAAAGACAACCGGCTCCTCACCGGCACCGAAGTCATCGGCATCCAGCATCACAGCGATCACATTACCATCCAAACGAAGCAGGGCGACTATTCTGCGAAACAGGTCATCAACTGCAGCGGCCTGTTCAGCGACCGCGTCGCCCGCATGGGCGGTTCTCACCCCGCCTGCAAAATTGTTCCCTTTCGTGGTGAATATTATGAACTCAAGCCGGAAGCAGAGCATCTCTGCCGCGCTTTGATTTATCCCGTGCCCAATCCCGAGTTCCCGTTCCTCGGCGTGCATTTTACAAAAATGATTCACGGCGGTGTTGAATGTGGCCCTAACGCTGTTTGGGCTTTTGCCCGCGAAGGTTATACGAACCGTCAGATCAATGTCCGCGATCTGCTCGAATCGGCTACATATCCCGGCTTCCTGAAGATGGCCTTCAAATACTGGAAAACGGGGCTGAAAGAGATGTGGCGGTCGTTCAGCAAACCCGCATTCGTCAAAGAACTACAGCGGCTGATTCCCGAGATTCAAGCCGAAGATCTGGAAACCGCTCCCGCCGGCGTCCGCGCGCAGGCTCTCGGCCCCGACGGTAATTTGATCGATGATTTTCTGATCGATGAATCAGACCGCATGATCAACGTTCTCAATGCGCCTTCACCTGCTGCTACATCGTCGCTCCGCATCGGTTCGATGGTCACCGATCGGCTCGCATCCCGATTCGAATAA
- a CDS encoding dipeptidase yields the protein MVEQVRNYLEEHQDRFVSELVDFLKIPSVSADSTLNSETRRGAEFVLKQLEAAGIESRFVETAGHPIVYGAWKKAANKPTVLVYGHYDVQPPDPLDQWKTPPFEPDIRDGHIYARGATDDKGQMYTHIKSVEAWMKTHGELPVNVVFVIEGEEEVGSDNLDRFLAENKDLVASDIAVISDTSQYAPGIPAITYGLRGILACEVIVNGPSQDLHSGVFGGAVTNPGNGLAKMVAALHDDQGRVQIPGFYDGVIELTQEERDQFAALPFDEAKFMNALGVNAVAGETGFTTLERRWARPTCDVNGMISGYTGEGPKTIVPAQARVKITCRLVPDQDPAALTKALEQFLREQLPPGLTMEFIDYHGCRALVFDFHSPYMSAARTAIEQAFGAAPVMIREGGSIPVVETFQSLVGVETLLLGWGQNTDNLHSPNERFSLEAFRQGTLASALLWQELSEIQV from the coding sequence ATGGTTGAGCAAGTTCGCAATTATTTAGAAGAACATCAGGATCGGTTTGTCAGTGAGCTGGTTGATTTTTTGAAAATTCCCAGCGTGAGTGCCGACTCCACTTTGAATTCGGAAACCAGACGGGGCGCCGAGTTTGTCTTGAAGCAACTCGAAGCAGCGGGCATTGAAAGCCGTTTCGTTGAAACAGCCGGGCATCCAATTGTGTATGGTGCCTGGAAAAAAGCGGCCAATAAGCCGACGGTCCTGGTTTACGGTCATTATGATGTGCAGCCCCCCGATCCGCTGGACCAGTGGAAAACGCCCCCTTTTGAACCCGATATTCGTGACGGACATATTTATGCCCGCGGTGCGACCGACGACAAAGGGCAGATGTATACTCACATCAAATCGGTGGAAGCGTGGATGAAAACCCACGGAGAACTGCCGGTAAACGTGGTCTTCGTGATTGAAGGCGAAGAAGAAGTCGGCAGTGATAACCTCGATCGATTTCTTGCAGAAAACAAAGACCTGGTCGCGAGCGACATCGCAGTGATCAGCGATACCAGTCAGTATGCACCGGGCATTCCCGCGATCACCTACGGCTTGCGGGGCATTCTGGCGTGTGAAGTCATCGTCAACGGTCCCAGTCAAGACCTGCATAGCGGCGTATTTGGCGGTGCGGTAACCAACCCGGGCAATGGGCTGGCGAAGATGGTGGCGGCTCTACACGATGATCAGGGACGGGTACAGATTCCCGGTTTTTATGACGGCGTGATTGAACTCACACAGGAAGAGCGGGATCAGTTTGCCGCACTGCCCTTCGATGAAGCCAAATTCATGAACGCTCTGGGCGTGAATGCGGTCGCCGGTGAAACCGGGTTTACGACACTCGAACGTCGCTGGGCACGGCCGACCTGTGATGTGAACGGGATGATTTCCGGCTATACCGGAGAAGGCCCCAAGACAATTGTACCGGCACAGGCCCGCGTAAAGATCACTTGCCGCCTGGTACCCGATCAGGATCCGGCTGCGTTGACGAAAGCACTCGAACAGTTTCTCCGCGAACAATTGCCGCCAGGCTTAACGATGGAATTCATCGACTATCATGGCTGCCGGGCACTGGTGTTTGATTTTCATAGTCCGTATATGAGTGCCGCCCGCACTGCCATCGAACAGGCATTCGGAGCAGCTCCGGTGATGATTCGCGAAGGGGGTTCGATTCCGGTTGTCGAAACGTTTCAATCTCTAGTTGGGGTGGAGACATTGCTGCTGGGGTGGGGACAGAACACCGACAACCTGCACAGCCCGAATGAACGCTTTTCACTCGAAGCCTTTCGACAGGGAACTCTGGCCAGTGCCCTGCTCTGGCAGGAACTGTCGGAGATTCAGGTTTAA
- a CDS encoding nitroreductase family protein, with translation MPDPSIPETVESIIRARRTEKVLCDIEAHRPVPADVAERNREIVLQSIKTAGWAPFHYPRKVDGLAEPWRAHVLWHEEAQQAAIYLRDELGVTSKGPRLAAACSALVLVTWLPEFYDLEAQNASKSDRETQRARDEEHLAAASSMVQNLLLMLTAHGMGNYWSSGGKLGGPEMFNYLGIPKQERLLAAIFIEYPEMMDDSTDRKPGSLRNERSDQWIREVTL, from the coding sequence ATGCCCGATCCATCGATACCCGAGACTGTAGAATCCATCATTCGAGCACGCAGGACGGAAAAAGTGCTCTGTGATATTGAAGCACATCGTCCTGTTCCCGCCGATGTCGCGGAACGCAATCGAGAAATCGTACTCCAGTCGATTAAGACCGCGGGTTGGGCTCCCTTTCACTATCCGCGAAAAGTCGATGGCTTAGCGGAACCGTGGCGCGCCCATGTTTTATGGCATGAAGAAGCACAACAAGCTGCGATTTACCTGCGCGATGAGTTAGGCGTGACCTCGAAAGGACCCCGGTTGGCAGCCGCTTGCAGTGCGCTGGTCCTGGTGACCTGGTTACCGGAGTTTTATGACCTGGAAGCACAGAACGCATCCAAAAGTGACCGTGAAACACAACGCGCACGTGACGAAGAACACCTGGCTGCGGCTTCCTCCATGGTTCAGAATTTGTTACTGATGTTGACCGCCCACGGTATGGGAAATTACTGGTCCAGTGGTGGTAAGCTGGGAGGCCCCGAGATGTTCAATTATCTGGGCATTCCCAAGCAGGAGCGATTGCTGGCGGCCATCTTTATTGAGTACCCGGAAATGATGGATGATTCAACAGATCGCAAACCAGGAAGTCTGCGAAACGAGCGGAGTGATCAGTGGATTCGTGAAGTGACTCTGTAA
- a CDS encoding DUF1501 domain-containing protein, producing the protein MLNILGSQKSKFCDQITRRNFLSIGGLALGGMSLPQILQAEAAAPKRKQHKGIIMIFLPGGPPHQDMWDIKVDAPSEIRGEFNAIQTNVSGIEIGDQFPRMAQMADKFAFIRSMVGSDGRHDAFQCLTGQRFNNQPLGGWPSLGSVLSKKYGVVDPSIPPFLGLSPKMGHMEWARAGDPGFLGLAHAPFRPNGEGMADMTLNGISLDRLDDRKNVLRSLDQFRSNVDASGMMEGLDSFTQQAFGILTSSKLADALDLSKEDQQLRDRYGRGTKQLRADGGPKLLDDFLTARRLIEAGARCVTLAFSRWDWHGGNFKRGREDMPMLDQGVTALVEDLEHRGMLDDVTVVVWGEFGRTPKINANSGRDHWPRVSTALLAGGGMKTGKVIGSTNRLGEYAEDRPVHFQEVFATLYHNLGIDVETTTVTDLQGRPRYLVDNNQYKAMPELV; encoded by the coding sequence ATGTTGAATATCCTGGGTTCTCAAAAAAGTAAGTTTTGTGATCAGATTACTCGTAGAAACTTTCTCTCAATCGGTGGTCTCGCTTTAGGCGGCATGTCGCTTCCTCAAATCCTGCAGGCAGAAGCAGCAGCTCCGAAACGCAAACAACATAAAGGCATCATTATGATCTTCCTGCCGGGAGGTCCACCCCACCAGGATATGTGGGATATTAAAGTGGATGCCCCCAGCGAAATTCGTGGTGAATTCAACGCAATCCAAACCAACGTTTCCGGCATTGAAATCGGTGATCAGTTTCCACGCATGGCACAAATGGCCGACAAGTTTGCCTTCATTCGTTCCATGGTCGGTTCGGATGGGCGACACGACGCCTTTCAATGTCTGACAGGTCAGCGTTTCAATAATCAGCCTCTGGGGGGATGGCCCAGCTTAGGCTCGGTTCTTTCTAAGAAATACGGCGTTGTCGATCCATCGATTCCCCCGTTCCTCGGCCTGTCTCCCAAGATGGGGCACATGGAATGGGCTCGTGCAGGAGACCCCGGCTTTCTGGGGCTGGCACACGCACCGTTTCGACCGAACGGTGAAGGCATGGCTGACATGACGCTGAATGGGATTTCTCTGGACCGGCTTGATGACCGCAAAAACGTACTCCGCTCGCTCGATCAGTTCCGTAGTAACGTCGATGCTTCTGGCATGATGGAAGGCCTCGACTCCTTTACGCAGCAGGCGTTTGGAATTCTCACGTCCAGCAAACTCGCCGACGCGCTCGATCTTTCCAAAGAAGATCAACAGCTTCGCGATCGTTATGGCCGGGGAACCAAACAGCTTCGCGCCGATGGTGGACCGAAACTTCTCGATGATTTCCTCACCGCCCGCCGTCTGATTGAAGCCGGTGCCCGTTGTGTGACACTTGCCTTCAGTCGCTGGGACTGGCATGGCGGAAACTTCAAACGCGGTCGCGAAGACATGCCGATGCTGGATCAGGGTGTCACGGCCCTCGTCGAAGACCTCGAACATCGCGGCATGCTCGACGACGTTACCGTCGTTGTCTGGGGCGAATTTGGTCGAACCCCCAAAATCAATGCGAACTCAGGCCGCGATCACTGGCCTCGTGTTTCCACTGCATTGCTCGCAGGGGGGGGCATGAAAACCGGTAAGGTCATCGGTTCCACCAACCGACTGGGTGAATACGCAGAAGACCGTCCCGTGCATTTCCAGGAAGTCTTTGCCACCCTGTATCACAATCTGGGCATCGACGTCGAAACCACCACCGTCACCGACCTCCAGGGACGCCCGCGTTATCTGGTTGACAATAACCAGTACAAAGCCATGCCCGAACTCGTCTGA
- the folK gene encoding 2-amino-4-hydroxy-6-hydroxymethyldihydropteridine diphosphokinase: MPDCYIALGGNQGNVRETFSQALERLNQHPEIALIETSQWVETAPVGSQTDATFLNGAAHLSTSLSPEALLAELQAVETEMGRVREVRWSARTLDLDLLLYDQLILESAGLLIPHPAFWYRRFVLDPLTEIAADVLHPQKQITIKQLRQRLLKRPFVFSIAGLPPDEAAALIDGLKAQYPDVVFTCWELTEKVPQAEEPTLIAWLGAPYSAPNGDLLPVLPRLDLSGTGSFTEQIVHVLQSALDFQ; the protein is encoded by the coding sequence ATGCCAGACTGCTATATCGCGTTGGGAGGAAATCAGGGAAATGTCCGGGAAACATTCTCCCAGGCATTGGAGCGTCTGAATCAGCATCCTGAAATCGCACTGATAGAGACAAGCCAATGGGTTGAAACCGCGCCCGTCGGCAGCCAAACCGATGCCACCTTCCTCAACGGGGCCGCGCATCTTTCCACCAGTCTCTCACCGGAAGCATTGCTGGCAGAATTGCAAGCGGTCGAAACGGAAATGGGCCGCGTTCGCGAAGTCCGCTGGAGTGCCCGTACGCTCGATCTGGATCTGCTGCTGTACGACCAGCTCATTCTTGAATCAGCGGGTTTGCTCATCCCCCATCCTGCCTTCTGGTACCGTCGCTTCGTGCTCGATCCGTTAACTGAAATCGCCGCCGATGTTCTGCATCCACAGAAACAAATCACGATCAAACAACTCCGGCAGCGTTTACTGAAACGGCCGTTTGTTTTTTCTATCGCAGGTCTTCCTCCTGACGAGGCAGCAGCACTGATTGACGGCCTCAAAGCGCAGTATCCCGATGTCGTCTTTACCTGTTGGGAATTAACCGAAAAAGTTCCCCAGGCAGAAGAACCCACACTGATTGCCTGGCTAGGCGCTCCGTATTCGGCCCCCAATGGGGATTTACTCCCTGTTTTGCCGCGTTTGGACCTGTCTGGAACGGGTTCTTTTACTGAACAAATCGTTCATGTCTTGCAATCTGCGCTGGATTTCCAATAA
- a CDS encoding Flp family type IVb pilin, producing MQFLKRLLIEEDGPTAVEYAVMLAAIVMVCLAAIAAVGTKTNALFENATTELQNHG from the coding sequence ATGCAATTTCTAAAAAGATTGCTCATTGAAGAAGATGGTCCCACCGCAGTCGAATACGCAGTGATGCTGGCTGCCATTGTGATGGTCTGTCTTGCTGCCATCGCCGCTGTCGGAACGAAGACGAACGCCTTATTCGAAAATGCGACGACGGAATTACAAAACCACGGCTAA
- the infA gene encoding translation initiation factor IF-1, whose product MAKEEAIEVEGTVTEALANTQFRVELENGHQVLAHVAGKMRKHFIRIVPGDKVVVEVSPYDLNRGRIVYRER is encoded by the coding sequence ATGGCCAAAGAAGAGGCCATTGAAGTCGAAGGTACAGTGACAGAGGCACTGGCGAATACTCAATTTCGAGTAGAACTGGAAAACGGGCATCAGGTCCTGGCGCACGTTGCCGGCAAAATGCGAAAGCACTTCATTCGTATTGTTCCTGGTGACAAAGTTGTGGTCGAAGTATCACCCTATGACCTGAACCGAGGACGAATCGTCTATCGAGAAAGATAG
- the rnhA gene encoding ribonuclease HI, whose amino-acid sequence MPDSSEKPESLPFVQIFTDGACRGNPGPGGWGVILRHPSTGTEKEFSGGETVTTNNQMELQAVISGLELLKRRSRVEIVTDSVYVAKGSLEWMPNWKKNNWRRREGKSWKPVKNEELWRELDALLEQHEVKFTTIKGHSGHPENERCDELAVEYALKLQSQSD is encoded by the coding sequence ATGCCCGATTCATCAGAGAAACCGGAAAGTCTTCCGTTTGTGCAAATCTTTACGGATGGCGCCTGTCGGGGAAATCCGGGGCCCGGAGGCTGGGGCGTGATTCTGCGACATCCCTCGACGGGAACGGAAAAAGAGTTTTCGGGCGGCGAAACGGTCACGACGAATAATCAAATGGAGTTGCAGGCTGTGATTTCCGGCCTGGAGCTTTTAAAACGCCGCTCGCGCGTCGAGATCGTTACGGATAGTGTCTATGTAGCGAAAGGCTCCCTGGAGTGGATGCCTAACTGGAAGAAAAATAACTGGCGCCGACGGGAAGGCAAGAGCTGGAAGCCCGTCAAAAACGAAGAATTGTGGCGAGAACTGGATGCGCTACTGGAGCAGCATGAAGTGAAATTCACCACAATTAAAGGTCATAGCGGTCATCCCGAAAATGAGCGCTGTGATGAACTGGCTGTCGAATATGCTTTGAAACTGCAGAGTCAGTCTGATTGA